The region AAAGATTACATGAAGTACTACAGTAGAAGTACTTGTTTAGTGTATcccatttattccttttaaaaaagtGACTAGTAGCTCAAATTCAGAATGTGTAAAACTTCCAGGCAAAAATGGTAATTTGCTAAGAAATCAATTACCTGCATCACATCTACTTCAACTATGGATCTATCCTCCTTTGAAACATTAAGGAGACAAAGACATATTTTAATTTTCAAGTTCGCACAGGGTAGAGTACAGCGTTCACTCCACAGGATGACAAGGTTACCTGCTTGGTAGCAGCATCTGAAAGATTTCTCAGGGTCCACAGACAGTTCTGCACCAGACGCTGACTCGGGTCTGTTAAGTGGAGTCCCAAGGCCTGCATGCcacctgataaaataaaataGCCATGACATTAGATTCTGATTCAGCTCTGCGGTAAACAAATATTGGAATAAACAATTAGAAAACATACCAGCTTCAACAATGGCAGGCTTGTTACTGGAACAGACTGAAAGGACCTTCAAGACTCGACTGGTGGTCCAAAGCAGCTTTTCATAGGTGTAGGTTCTCATGATGTTAACCAGTGCCTGTGGACCACCACTAGCCAAAATGATgagctgaataaataaaacatttacattacacacatatacatacacatgtaatattttatttattttttattatataattacacagtgccgtgaaaaagtatttgcccagtctgattttctgcatttttcacattgtatttggtcagattgtTTCTGTGGGTTGTAGTATAGAGGGAGTCGAAGAAAAAAACggcaccaaagtttggtgcttctttcatttgtttggtgtgcaaggtaatcaaacatgcaatcttcaggtgtgaaagttattgccctccctagttaactcaacccaattaatgggataattagggtcagctgtttgagctCTTTGGttaaccaggcctgatttgggccagccctgcccaatataaatctgacttaACTTTGGCCCTTGCCAATCAGAGTGAATGAAGTTGttagcacacaggttctagaggcacatcatgccaaacaaaagaaattcctgaagacctccggaaaaaagttgttgatgcctatcagtctggaaagggttacaaagccatttctaaggctctggggctccaccgaaccacagtcagccatattgtccaaatggagaaagtttgggacaatagtgaatcttcccaggagtggccgtcctgccaaaatctctccaagagcaaggcgtaaaatcaccCAGGAAGTCacaagaaccctagaacaacatccagggatctacaggcctctctcgcctcagctaaggtcagtgttcaggcctccaccatcagaaagacactgggcaaaaatggaattcagtagcaaggcggaaaccattgctcattgagaacatgaatgctcgtctcaagtttgccaaaaagtacctggatgatcctcaagagttctgaaACAATGTTCTAAGGACAGAGGAGTCAAAAGTGCCGACATGGGCCCCCGTTATGTCTGACGAAAACCAAACAATGCATTCCAaaagtaagaacctcataccaactgtcaagcatggtggtggtagtgtcatggtttggggatgctttgctgcatcggGACCAggacgccttgccatcactgaaggaaccatgaattctgctctgtatcagaattctacaggagaatgtcaggccatccgtccgtgagctgaagctgaagcgtagctgggtcatgcagcaagacaacgatccgaaacacacaagcaagtctacatcagaatggtttaagaacaagaaatttaaagttttggaatggcttagtcaaagtccagacctaaacccaaTTGAGATGTTGTGGTAGGACCTGAAactagcagttcatgctcaaacccacaaatgtcagagctgaagcagttctgcatggaagagtgggcctccacagcactgtgagaataatcaataactacaggaagcgtttggttgcagttattgctgctaaaggtggcgtaaccagttattgagtctaaggggacgATTactttcacacaggggcattgggtgttgcataactaatatataaatgaaatatgtatcaaattcttgtgttatttgttcactcagggtcccttttatctaggTTTTggctgaagatctgataacatttagtgtaaaatatgcagaaaatcagacggggcaaatactttcacagcactatatatatatatatatatatatatatatatatatatatatatatatatatatatatatatatatataaaaaaaacagtgccaGAACTCTACTCTTTGTTCAGGTTGGTCAATCCCAGAACAGCAGGAATATTTGTGAAGCCACATTGCTACCTTGCTTTCTTGGTTCCCATATGCCAAGATCTGAAGGCAATCTGTTGTGATGGCCAAGAATTTGACATTGGTCTTATTCAGCAGGGCAACCATCTTTTGTAGACCACCAGCAAGACGGACAGCCATCTTCGCTCCCTCCTGGTGCAGGAGTAGGTTATGAAGAGTTGTAATGGCATAGAACAATACAGAGTCAACTGGCGACCTGAAAAATAATTCATGAGAACAGAACTTCAGCATCAAGACCAAAACTGGACACTACTCTGGCCCCTCCATCATTTGATTACATTAGTATTCATTCAACAAATTATAAAAAGTTAAGCGATCCAGTGCAAATCAAGACTGCATGAGGCAACAGAGGTCCTGTTACACGATGCAATAGCACCCCTGCATTTTAGAAATGTGCTACCTACAAATTAGATCATGGTTCTGTtcagagcaaaaaataaattaaaaattacCCCAGCATCTTCACTAATGCAGGGATACCTCCCGACTTGAAGATGGCAAGCAGGCCCTCACGATGGTGTGAAAGGTTATGGAGAGTTCCAGCTGTGCAGCGTGCAGTCTCTACATCATTTGTGTTTTGCATGGTGCGAACAATGGCGGATACCATCTGGGGTGAGCGCATGATGGCATGGCGGGAGGCTTCTTTTTTAGACAGCTGATGGACCATAACTGCAGCCTTGTTCACAACAACCTTCAAAGTTAAACATTGTTCGGATTAATGCATCTTCACCATCTCtttttaattgattgtttaaatataaaaactttATTTGTACCTGGTCCTCATCGTTCAGAAGTTTGGTCAACTCTGGGATGGCACGTGTTGCCAGTTCAGCATCATCCTGATAATTGATAAGATTGACCACAGCATGCTTCAGCATCTGGGATGGTTCAGCCAAACGTTGTACATTAGTAGGGTGTGCACCATCAAATTGTGTGGAAGGTATCTGCATTCCTTCATCCTGAGTTTCAGGGAACATAGCAGCCCGTACCCTCTGGGCTCTGGTCATGGCATATTGGCTATCAATATCTGAAAGTAATACCAAttgttttagtttattaaaataaagcaaGTACCATTCAGGAAATGTGTTCCAAGCAGTTTAGTTCACCATATCAGAGATGCATCAGGACAGTCATTTtatcactttttgttttgttaacacaaGATTCTTAGTATTTGCACTGTTACTGTTCAGGTGGCATTACAAAAATTAGCCAGAAGGCGTACCAGCAACTTGATCCTGCGTGAAAGACTGCGTGAAGCCCGGCTCCCATTCATACAGGACTTGATTGTCTACATCCTCCTCTTCCGGGTTGCCTTTCCCACTCAGAGAAGGTGCTGTGGTTGTAGCGCCAGAGTGGATACCAGAATCCAAGTAGGACTGCTGCTGCCAGTGGCTAACTGCTGCCTTACGGTCTGGCTCCATGGCCATGTCAAGCTCCATCaaatcagctggaaaaaaaaagctaaagtGAATTTACTGAAAGCAACAATCCTTAAATACAAAAGGCTCAAATACAAATTACATGTTCAGTTTCACTGCATCTTATTAAACCCACAAATTACAACGTTTCCACTTGGAAAAACCAGTCAACTCAAACATTTCATTCATGTGACACCTGTCCATTCCTAAAGCAATATACAGTTATTGAGAATAGGCCTAAAGTAATAAATAAGGCCTGTGCCATAACACTGTGTACATAAATTGTACACAGTGGGTAAATGCAAAAGTTTCCTTTGAAACTAGGGGTGCACCAATAAAGATTTTCGTGGGTTATCCctgatggttatctacccatatcagCCGGTAGCGATTGGATACTGATAAAACAGCGCACTATTGTAAACTGCTAtaacaagacatagggcctatatttaaactattttataattacaaatgttaaatgaacaggtattgttcACTTGTTGcatttcagaaaatgaatacaaaaagaacatagtattatattgtgtgcttgacagcaatttacacatgttttacaacagtcacacaaaaataacttgGCATTTATACTAGTAAAGGCTTCTGTAGAAAAATATATAACGTGACATTAACTTCTATAGTCACTTACTGGCAAACATTACATATCATGTAACTTCGACCTATAAAATgtagcctacgcaatgtcaactataacatttattaaattcttattttaagcatacaccaATTAAATGCAGCACAACTTAGTCAATTGAATTTAAAGATGGCACAGTAATCAATTCCTGCTTCAAAATGTCATCacacccgcaaccaatgcagattaagcaagataaacaaatTAGAAAAGGTGATTTTGAAGTACATAGTGTAGTAGTAGGGCTGTGTCCTAAGGTTCGTTCACTAGCCAGAGattcaaagattgttttaaaccttcgaaggttcgcgAGACAGGTTCACtcagtgtagtttttttttttttctttcttcctatTAAAAGAAACTGactgtgtgaatactataaaatcacacattgCATGTCACTCATGCAAAATTCagtcttttgatttgtataatgcatattacataaacaaaagttattaataaaatatgctACTACATTGTTAAAGTTGAATGCAAAACAATGCAAGCGActtgtatcatggaggcataaccaaatctctggggtcacttgacaagcttaagttcatattagtactgtattaatatttttagtagtagtaaaatgtgacataacctgcttggaatggttacttaaataaagttttgtcCGTCGCAGttggtgcaatgcaagcttactgtatagattgcaagcaggctcaattacatgtaaataaacaactttgtatatatttaaattataaaaacataactGTTCTATACAgcatttttaa is a window of Acipenser ruthenus unplaced genomic scaffold, fAciRut3.2 maternal haplotype, whole genome shotgun sequence DNA encoding:
- the LOC131728091 gene encoding catenin beta-1-like; its protein translation is MANQADLMELDMAMEPDRKAAVSHWQQQSYLDSGIHSGATTTAPSLSGKGNPEEEDVDNQVLYEWEPGFTQSFTQDQVADIDSQYAMTRAQRVRAAMFPETQDEGMQIPSTQFDGAHPTNVQRLAEPSQMLKHAVVNLINYQDDAELATRAIPELTKLLNDEDQVVVNKAAVMVHQLSKKEASRHAIMRSPQMVSAIVRTMQNTNDVETARCTAGTLHNLSHHREGLLAIFKSGGIPALVKMLGSPVDSVLFYAITTLHNLLLHQEGAKMAVRLAGGLQKMVALLNKTNVKFLAITTDCLQILAYGNQESKLIILASGGPQALVNIMRTYTYEKLLWTTSRVLKVLSVCSSNKPAIVEAGGMQALGLHLTDPSQRLVQNCLWTLRNLSDAATKQEDRSIVEVDVMQVIDFLANYHFCLEVLHILNLSY